One window of Leptospira yasudae genomic DNA carries:
- a CDS encoding NADH-quinone oxidoreductase subunit N, which produces MNLIPNVLDLFSILPALILAAGGVFLICLSVIFKTKEFLIVRYVSGLILLIALGSVFYTAFRFPGNGVYFGGQIENSVLSFWLNLIYISMAIGTAAVVPRILKNHKIEFPEFYPLLLFATCGMMLMTSGQDFILVFVALELMSICLYILIGMARSDLFSLEATLKYFLLGSFSSGFMLMGIAFLFGGSGSTNITAALKPLLIAGYQGNFAKIGLVLFITGVAFKIALFPYHAWTPDAYEGALTPVTGYMSTAAKAASIGLLLVLYTKLPLPLEDSTWAWLPGILALLSMVYGNLLALKQENLKRMLAYSSIAHAGYVVAGISAGIKEEVLFYLIVYSFMSLGAFAILAYLEEGTRQVTFFSVQSLSGVKPFTAIAINIFFMSLAGVPPFGGFWAKLFLFQKLAESDHLMNRILLIGGVTNSALALYYYLRIGIATFMSSDEGEISRNHAAPYSLGVTVVVVVCFFMVALGWFLLVPGNLLAIGALQYLSY; this is translated from the coding sequence ATGAATCTAATCCCGAACGTCCTCGATCTATTTTCCATTCTTCCCGCGTTGATTCTCGCTGCGGGCGGAGTCTTTCTCATCTGTCTTTCAGTGATTTTTAAAACGAAAGAATTCCTCATCGTGCGATACGTGTCCGGTTTGATTCTTCTTATAGCGTTAGGGAGCGTCTTTTATACCGCGTTTCGTTTTCCGGGTAACGGAGTTTATTTCGGCGGTCAGATCGAAAATTCGGTGTTGTCCTTTTGGCTGAATCTGATCTACATCTCGATGGCGATCGGAACGGCGGCGGTCGTACCGAGAATATTAAAGAATCATAAAATAGAATTTCCCGAGTTTTATCCGCTCTTACTGTTCGCAACCTGCGGGATGATGCTGATGACGAGCGGACAGGACTTTATTCTCGTCTTTGTCGCGCTCGAACTCATGAGCATTTGCTTATATATTCTGATCGGAATGGCGAGAAGCGATCTGTTTTCTTTGGAAGCTACGTTGAAATACTTTCTGCTCGGAAGCTTTTCTTCCGGGTTTATGTTAATGGGAATCGCGTTTCTTTTCGGAGGAAGCGGTTCTACGAATATCACGGCGGCGTTAAAACCGCTGCTGATCGCGGGCTATCAAGGAAACTTCGCAAAAATCGGACTCGTTTTGTTCATTACGGGAGTCGCGTTTAAGATCGCGCTATTTCCATATCATGCGTGGACCCCGGACGCATACGAAGGAGCGTTGACTCCGGTAACGGGTTATATGTCCACCGCCGCAAAGGCAGCGTCGATCGGACTTCTTCTCGTGCTTTATACGAAACTTCCTTTGCCTTTGGAAGACAGCACCTGGGCTTGGCTGCCGGGAATTCTTGCGTTGTTGTCGATGGTCTACGGAAACCTGCTCGCATTAAAACAGGAAAATTTAAAGCGAATGCTCGCGTATTCTTCGATCGCACACGCGGGTTACGTCGTGGCGGGAATTTCAGCGGGAATCAAGGAAGAAGTTCTCTTTTATCTCATCGTGTATTCGTTTATGAGTTTGGGAGCGTTCGCAATTCTCGCGTATTTGGAAGAAGGAACCAGACAAGTAACCTTCTTTTCCGTTCAATCCTTATCGGGAGTGAAACCTTTCACAGCGATCGCAATCAACATCTTCTTTATGTCCTTGGCGGGAGTTCCCCCGTTCGGAGGATTTTGGGCGAAGCTGTTTCTCTTTCAAAAGCTCGCGGAGTCGGATCATCTGATGAACCGCATTCTTTTGATCGGGGGAGTGACCAACTCCGCGCTCGCGCTCTATTACTATCTACGGATCGGAATCGCGACCTTTATGAGCAGCGACGAAGGGGAAATTTCCCGCAATCACGCCGCACCGTATAGCTTAGGAGTAACCGTCGTCGTTGTGGTTTGTTTCTTTATGGTCGCTCTCGGTTGGTTTTTGCTCGTTCCGGGCAATCTTCTCGCGATCGGCGCTTTGCAATATCTGAGCTATTGA
- a CDS encoding NADH-quinone oxidoreductase subunit M has product MDFPPYILSIFLFLPLIGVPFLFFSNSVYWLRLVAGSFTLVPFLIIVGLYFQYDPSNSALQFVDRIWGIVVSGNLRVDYHIGLDGFSLLLCGMSSLLFFLSTLATWSSITNRIREFYVYLMIVEMSVHGVFLSGNLVLFYIFWEAMVSPMVLMVGIWGEDQRVKAAIKYLIFSFTGSVLMLAGILILYFKTGTIVIEELSTGLLPEIPKNIRLFMFFAFVLAFAIKVPLFPLHTWMPDVHSQAPTVGSVDLSGILLKIGLYGFVRLAIPLFPEEMLEYRELLGGLCIAGIIYGAVIAMAQENSKRVVAFSSLSHMSFCMLGILSFTEEGMAGGMLQMLNHGFTAGMLFFMLGMLHERIGNNDIAKAGGLSKLLPVFSVFFAIAIFSSLGVPGTNSFIGEFLIILGSIKANVVYGALAATGVVFAAGYLLLFAKRMIFGEPTKNLIEHHDLSLKEWIILIPTVVMIFWIGIYPKPFLKVLEPSVKVALNSASAKAIRDRTASSFKETDLNGRTVDNARKYVSYRSLGEEPGDYEERLNGFQSKYSLPKSIRKGKETSPTGDEEAQK; this is encoded by the coding sequence TTGGATTTCCCGCCGTATATATTGAGTATTTTTTTATTTCTTCCGTTGATCGGAGTGCCGTTCTTATTTTTTTCCAATAGCGTCTATTGGCTGAGGCTCGTCGCCGGATCGTTTACGCTCGTTCCGTTTTTGATCATCGTAGGCTTGTATTTCCAATACGATCCTTCGAATTCCGCTCTTCAATTCGTGGATCGCATCTGGGGAATCGTAGTTTCCGGAAATCTCAGGGTCGATTATCATATCGGACTCGACGGATTCAGTCTTCTACTCTGCGGAATGTCCTCCTTGCTTTTCTTTCTTTCCACGCTCGCCACTTGGTCGAGCATCACGAATCGTATTCGCGAATTTTATGTTTATCTAATGATCGTGGAGATGAGCGTTCACGGAGTGTTCTTGTCCGGGAACCTCGTTTTGTTTTATATCTTCTGGGAAGCGATGGTATCTCCGATGGTTCTGATGGTCGGAATCTGGGGAGAGGATCAGCGCGTAAAGGCCGCGATCAAATATCTGATCTTCTCGTTCACCGGATCGGTTTTGATGCTTGCAGGAATTCTAATCTTGTATTTCAAAACCGGAACGATCGTGATCGAAGAATTGTCCACGGGACTTCTTCCCGAAATTCCGAAGAATATCCGTTTGTTTATGTTTTTCGCGTTCGTCCTTGCGTTCGCGATCAAAGTGCCTTTGTTTCCGCTTCATACTTGGATGCCGGACGTTCACTCGCAGGCGCCTACGGTCGGTTCGGTGGATCTTTCCGGAATCTTATTGAAGATCGGATTATACGGATTCGTTCGGCTTGCGATTCCGTTGTTCCCCGAAGAAATGTTGGAATACAGAGAACTTCTCGGAGGACTTTGTATCGCGGGAATCATCTACGGCGCCGTGATCGCAATGGCCCAGGAAAATTCCAAACGAGTCGTCGCGTTCTCTTCCCTATCTCACATGAGTTTTTGTATGCTCGGGATTTTGAGTTTTACGGAAGAAGGGATGGCCGGTGGAATGTTGCAGATGCTAAACCACGGATTCACCGCGGGGATGCTATTCTTCATGTTGGGAATGCTGCATGAAAGAATCGGCAATAACGATATAGCGAAGGCCGGCGGTTTATCCAAACTCCTTCCCGTCTTTTCGGTCTTTTTTGCGATCGCGATATTTTCGTCCTTGGGAGTTCCCGGGACGAACAGCTTTATCGGAGAATTTTTAATCATACTCGGAAGCATCAAAGCGAACGTCGTATACGGCGCGTTAGCCGCCACCGGAGTCGTGTTCGCCGCCGGTTATCTTTTGTTGTTCGCAAAAAGAATGATCTTCGGGGAACCGACCAAAAATCTGATCGAACATCACGACCTCAGTCTGAAAGAATGGATCATTCTGATTCCTACGGTCGTCATGATCTTTTGGATCGGAATCTATCCGAAACCGTTTTTAAAAGTATTGGAACCATCGGTTAAAGTCGCGTTAAATTCTGCGTCCGCAAAAGCGATTCGGGATCGTACGGCGAGTTCGTTTAAAGAAACGGATTTGAACGGAAGGACGGTGGATAACGCAAGAAAATACGTTTCCTACCGTTCTCTCGGCGAAGAACCGGGCGATTACGAGGAACGTCTGAACGGTTTTCAAAGTAAATACTCGCTGCCGAAATCGATCCGCAAGGGAAAGGAAACTTCTCCGACAGGGGACGAGGAGGCTCAAAAATGA
- the nuoL gene encoding NADH-quinone oxidoreductase subunit L, with amino-acid sequence MEIANLIPALVALPLIGFLISGLFGKWLKGFTGIISTGVVFLSFALALLSFVLFHPMERTIPEIVTVMPWIETGELNVSLAYQVDQLSLYMILIITGIGALIHLYSIGYMKDDPGFARYFAYLNLFIFAMLNLVLAENLILLFLGWEGVGLCSYLLIGFDYHKESAANAGMKAFITNRIGDLGMLLGIALVFWYTGSVSFTQIAESIPEIPSFRYVIPLAAICFFIGAIGKSAQLPLHVWLPDAMAGPTPVSALIHAATMVTAGIFLIARLNPIFLSAPQVGHWIVIIGSITAFFAATIGLFQNDIKKVLAYSTVSQLGYMFVAMGAGAYVAGLFHLMTHAFFKALLFLGSGSVIHALHHEQDLRNMGGLKNQMKITWLTFLIGSLAISGIPPFSGFFSKDLILEKSYAYGTLFYGLGIVTALLTAFYMFRMTYLAFYGESRVSSHKADHLHESPLVMTIPLMILSIGAVVAGFLEVPHFLFGGVDALTRYFAPVFVRGTEISEMIVKHSVDGHETGAAIELILVAVSVAVAISGIFIARTIFLTGKNVPEAEESHTGVKRILSQRYYVDEFYKNFIVEPILLLGKFFAGYVERNFLDLMLRGTGRIAVAISLVLRRVQTGIIVDYAILIVFGTVVILSFFLLRGL; translated from the coding sequence ATGGAAATTGCAAATCTTATCCCTGCGTTAGTCGCTCTTCCGTTGATCGGATTTTTGATCTCCGGTCTTTTCGGCAAATGGCTGAAAGGATTCACGGGGATCATTTCGACCGGCGTCGTCTTTTTATCCTTCGCGCTGGCTTTGTTGTCTTTTGTTCTGTTTCATCCGATGGAACGCACGATTCCCGAAATCGTAACCGTAATGCCTTGGATCGAAACGGGCGAACTGAACGTATCTCTCGCGTATCAAGTCGATCAGCTCTCGCTTTATATGATTTTGATCATCACCGGAATCGGGGCGCTCATCCATCTTTACAGCATCGGATATATGAAGGACGATCCCGGTTTTGCGCGTTACTTCGCTTATTTGAATTTGTTTATCTTCGCGATGTTGAATCTGGTACTTGCAGAAAACTTAATTCTTCTCTTTCTCGGATGGGAAGGAGTGGGGCTTTGTTCGTATCTCTTGATCGGATTCGACTATCACAAAGAGTCCGCTGCCAACGCGGGCATGAAGGCGTTTATCACGAATCGAATCGGCGACTTGGGAATGCTTCTCGGAATCGCGCTCGTGTTTTGGTATACGGGTAGCGTTTCCTTTACGCAAATCGCGGAATCGATTCCGGAAATCCCTTCCTTTCGATACGTGATTCCATTGGCGGCGATCTGCTTTTTTATCGGAGCGATCGGAAAATCGGCGCAGCTTCCCTTGCACGTGTGGCTTCCCGATGCGATGGCGGGACCGACTCCCGTTTCCGCTTTGATTCACGCGGCGACGATGGTGACTGCGGGAATCTTTTTGATCGCAAGACTCAATCCTATCTTTTTATCCGCGCCGCAAGTAGGACATTGGATCGTAATCATCGGATCGATCACCGCTTTTTTTGCCGCGACGATCGGACTCTTTCAAAACGACATCAAGAAGGTATTGGCGTATTCCACCGTATCGCAGCTCGGATATATGTTCGTCGCGATGGGAGCGGGCGCTTACGTCGCAGGGCTCTTTCACTTGATGACGCACGCGTTCTTTAAGGCGCTTCTCTTTTTGGGATCGGGTTCCGTGATCCACGCGCTTCATCACGAACAGGATCTGCGAAACATGGGCGGACTCAAAAATCAGATGAAGATCACTTGGTTGACCTTTTTGATCGGATCGCTCGCGATATCGGGAATTCCTCCGTTCAGCGGATTCTTTTCCAAAGATCTAATATTAGAAAAAAGTTATGCGTATGGAACTCTCTTTTACGGACTCGGAATTGTTACCGCGCTTTTAACCGCGTTTTACATGTTCCGCATGACATACCTCGCGTTTTACGGAGAATCTAGAGTGTCTTCCCACAAGGCGGACCACTTGCACGAGTCTCCGCTCGTAATGACGATTCCTCTGATGATTCTTTCGATCGGCGCGGTCGTTGCGGGATTTTTGGAAGTGCCTCACTTTTTGTTCGGAGGAGTGGACGCTCTTACACGTTACTTCGCTCCCGTCTTTGTCCGCGGAACCGAAATTTCCGAGATGATCGTCAAACATTCCGTAGACGGTCACGAAACCGGAGCCGCGATCGAGTTGATCTTGGTGGCCGTATCGGTAGCCGTTGCGATCTCCGGAATCTTTATCGCAAGAACGATCTTCTTAACGGGAAAAAACGTACCCGAAGCGGAAGAATCGCATACGGGCGTGAAACGGATTCTTTCTCAGAGATACTACGTCGACGAGTTTTATAAGAACTTCATCGTGGAACCGATTCTCCTGCTCGGAAAGTTTTTCGCGGGATACGTGGAAAGAAATTTCTTGGATCTGATGCTGCGCGGTACGGGAAGAATCGCGGTCGCGATCTCTCTTGTGTTGCGAAGGGTTCAGACCGGAATCATCGTGGACTACGCGATCCTGATCGTATTCGGAACCGTGGTCATTCTTTCCTTTTTTCTATTGAGGGGGCTGTAA
- the nuoK gene encoding NADH-quinone oxidoreductase subunit NuoK encodes MSLWISGIPMHYFLILAMIIFTIGVAGVMVRRSAVLIFMSVELILNSVNLVFVTFSKALHQVDGEVVVFFVMAIAAAEAAIGLAIVIAIHRLKKTSYVDEMNLMKW; translated from the coding sequence ATGAGTCTTTGGATTTCCGGAATTCCGATGCACTACTTTCTGATTCTTGCGATGATCATCTTTACGATCGGTGTCGCGGGAGTGATGGTAAGAAGAAGCGCGGTTTTGATCTTTATGTCGGTGGAGTTGATCTTGAACTCGGTGAACCTCGTGTTCGTGACTTTCTCGAAGGCGCTTCATCAGGTCGACGGAGAAGTGGTCGTCTTTTTCGTAATGGCGATCGCGGCCGCGGAAGCGGCGATCGGACTTGCGATCGTGATCGCGATTCATAGGCTCAAAAAGACGAGCTACGTAGACGAAATGAATCTGATGAAATGGTAG
- a CDS encoding NADH-quinone oxidoreductase subunit J family protein: MPYTDQPQLLLFFLFSAVMILSSLGVIFHPNAITAAVLLVLSFFSLAAIYAVMNAIFIATMQLLVYAGAIMVLVVFVLMLLSLREDDTKLFIFEKPIKKLLYLGLVLFLGVLLVTAVQDGIPSETSQRIGYGANTNQQYSYPIPQGGNTANPIAITTSGNTAVVGSAMFLRYLLPFELISLLLLAAVLGAVVLGKKNLGKNAEGGNL; encoded by the coding sequence ATGCCATACACGGATCAACCTCAACTGCTTCTATTCTTTCTGTTTTCGGCGGTGATGATACTCAGCTCTTTGGGGGTGATCTTTCATCCGAACGCGATCACCGCCGCGGTTCTGCTCGTATTGAGTTTTTTCTCGCTCGCCGCGATCTATGCGGTGATGAACGCGATTTTCATCGCGACGATGCAGCTTCTCGTATACGCGGGGGCGATCATGGTGCTGGTCGTGTTCGTGTTGATGCTTTTGTCGCTGCGCGAAGACGATACGAAACTCTTCATCTTCGAAAAACCCATTAAGAAATTGTTATATTTGGGATTGGTACTGTTCTTGGGCGTTTTGCTCGTCACTGCGGTTCAGGACGGAATTCCTTCCGAAACTTCGCAAAGAATCGGTTACGGGGCGAACACCAACCAACAATACAGTTATCCGATCCCGCAAGGCGGAAACACCGCCAACCCGATCGCGATTACGACTTCGGGAAACACCGCCGTCGTGGGAAGCGCCATGTTTTTACGATACCTTCTTCCGTTTGAACTGATTTCCTTGTTATTGCTCGCGGCTGTGCTTGGCGCGGTCGTACTCGGAAAAAAGAATTTAGGGAAGAACGCGGAAGGAGGAAACCTATGA